The genomic stretch agttaaaaaaaaaagagaattaataaactggggaaaatatcTGTAGCAAGCATATAAGGCATAGGATAACAAAATCATTTTacaaaaagctttaaaataaacattttttaaagttttggtcAAAAGCTTTCTTAAAAACTTTAGTAAATTAATAGTTAAAATAGTAAACATCTTCCAGAATGACAGGGAaacagatatgtatatataatttttttaaaaattaccattagatttggggaaaaaaaacacatttatcaGCATTCGaaagaatacaaattaaaactttaataaGGTATAATCATCTTTCTATgaaattggcaaaaaaaaaaacctaaatttaaaaaatatatccaaaGGTAACTAAGTTGCATGAAAAAGTGCTCTTGTATACTCCTTGGAGTATGTATATTTGCTCGTGTTAACTGTAAAAAGCGTTTCTAAGTTTTGACCTAGTAATCCAAATTCAACAATCCATccgaagaaaaataaaaatgtcgtCAAAGATGTACAACTAGTAATGCTCACCCCAGCTTTGTTTGCAGTAGAAAAACTTGGAAACAAGCCCATGTTTAACAATAGGGAATGATTTTACAATTTATATatagtacatacatacaatggaattatCTAAAAATTATGCTTTTAAGAACACTTACTGACAACAAAATGTTCAAGatatattaagtaaaaaatataCTAATTTGTCACTAAGTGATTCTCTTTGGGTCATGGGTTtacagatttaaatttttttgtttctacCTTTGATATTCCAAATCTTAGAGTGGGAAGGGCAAGACACAAAGCATAAAGActctcaaaggaaaaaatgtgtaaattggttttataaatgttttaaatttctacatggaaaaatcaaaatacaaataagcctgaaaaaatatttgtaaaactatGACACAAAATTCTAATTTCCTATTATATAAATGGTTGTATGCATCACTAAGAAAGAGCAAACATAGAGAAATAGATAGACTATTTCtacagataaaatataaatatgaaaaatgttcaaCTCATAACCAAGAAATATACATTATAACAATAACTAGCTGgcattttttcatttatcagaTTGGAAAAATGTAAAAGTTTGATAAAGTATCTCACTTTCAAAGGTGTGAAAAAACTGGCACAACTGAAAGTGcatgtctacacaaaaacctgCCCATGGATGTTTctggcagctttattcataactgccccATCTTGGAAACCGCCAAGATATCCCtttaataggtgaatggataaactgtggttcagttcagttcagtcgctcagtcgtgtccgactctttgcaaccccatgaatcgcagcatgccaggcctcccggttcaccatcatctcccggagttcactcagactcacgtccatcgagtccgtgatgccatccagccatctcatcctcggttgtccccttctcctcctgcccccaatccctcccagcatctgagtcttttccaatgagtcaattcttcacatgaggtggccaaagtactggagtttcagttttagcatcattccttccaaagaacacccagggttgatctccttcagaatggactggttggatctccttgcaatccaagggactctcaagaatcttctccaacaccacagttcaaacgcatcaattcttcggcgctcagccttcttcacagtccaactctcacatccatacatgaccacaggaaaaaccatagccttgaccagacagaccttagtcggcaaagtaatgtctctgcttttgaatatgctatctaggttggtcataacttttcttccaaggagtaagcatcttttaatttcacggctgcagtcaccatctgcagtgattttggagcccccaaaaataaagtctgacactgtttccaccgtttccccatctatttcccatgaagtgatgggactggatgccatgatcttcattttctgaatgttgagctttaagctaactttttcactctcctctttcactttcatcaagaggctttttagctcctcttcactttctgccataacagtggtgtcatctgcatatctgaggttattgatatttctcctggcaatcttgattccagcttgtgcttcttccagtccagcatttctcatgatgtactctgcatctaagttaaataagcagggtgacaatatacagccttgatgtactccttttcctatttggaaccagtctgttgttccacgtccaattctaactgttgcttcctgacctgcatacatctGTTCAATAGAATGCTATACAGTACTGAAAGAAATGAGCTGTCAAGCCACAAGGACACGGAGGGACCTTAAATGCATatagctaagtgaaagaagccaatctgaaatgGTTATGTACTGTATGATTCTAattatatgatattctggaaGAGGCTAAAATATAAAGATACCAGTACTGCATGGGCTggaacagagatatcactttgccagcaaaggtccatatagtcaaagctatgtattcatgtagggatgtgagagctggaccacaaagaaagttgaacactcaagaattgatgctttcaaattgtggtgctgaagatgactctggagagtcccttggactgcaaggagatcagattagtcaatcctaaaggaagtcaaaattctccaagccaggcttcagcaatacgtgaaccgtgaacttcctgatgttcaagccggttttaccaaaggcagaggaaccagagatcaaactgccaacatccgctggatcatcaaaaaagcaagagagttccagaaaaacatctatttctgctttattgactatgccaaagcctttgactgtgtgcatcacaataaactgtggaaaattctgaaagagatgggaataccagaccacctgacctgcctcttgagaaatctgtatgcaggtcaggaagcaacagttagaactggacatggaacaacagactggttccaaatagggaacggagtacgtcaaggctatatattgtcaccctgattatttaatttacatgcagagtacatcatgagaaatgctgggctggaagaagcacaagctggaatcaagattgccaggagaaatatcaataacctcagatatgcagatgacactacccttatggcagaaagtgaagaggaactaaaaagcctcttgatgaaagtgaaagaggagagtgaaaaagttagcttaaagctcaacattcagaaaatgaagatcatggcatccggttccatcacttcatgggaaatagacagggaaacagtggaaacagtgtcagactttattttggggggctccaaaatcactgcagatggtgactgcagccatgaaattaaaagatgcttactccttggaaggaaagccatcatcaacctagatagcatattcaaaagcagagacattactttgccgactaaggtctgtctagtcaaggctatggtttttccaggagtcatgtatggatgtgagagttggactgtgaagaaggctgagcgccgaagaattgatgcttttgaactgtggtgttggagaagactcttgagagtcccttggactgcaaggagatccaaccagtccattctgaaggagatcaaccctgggtgttctttggaaggaatgatactaaagctgaaactccagtactttggccacctcatgcgaagagttgactcattggaaaagactctgatgctggagggattgggggcaggaggagaaggggatgacagaggatgagatggctggatggcatcaccagctcgatggacatgagtctgagtgaactccaggagttggtgatggacagggaggcctggcatgcagcgattcatggggttgcaaaagagtcagacacgactgagcgactgaactcaactcaaaggaagtcaaccctgaatattcattggaaggaccaatgctaagctccaatactttggccacttgttgcaaagagccgactcattgaataagaccctgaagctgggaaagattgcaggcaaaaggagaagggggcggcagagcaTGAGATAGTCAGATAATATCAcccacatgagtctgagcaaactctggaatagtgaaggacagaggaacctggcatgctgtagtccatactgttgctaacagtcagacactacttagctaCCGAACAACAAATGGAGGGTTGGGAGAAGGAGAGATGAGTAGGTAATGCACAAGGCCTTTTTTAAGACAGTGAAACCATTGTGTATGATATTGTAATGGTGAATACATGGTAttttacatttgtcaaaactgaaAGAGTGTACAACACAAAGAGTGAAACTTAAGGTACTATGGACTTcggtaataataatgtatcaacattggttcatcagttgtaacaaatgtaccacactaACATAAGCTATAAATAATAGGGGAGATTTTGGGGGAGGAGAGCAAGGTATGTAGGAACTTtgtactctttttaaattttttttgcacGCCCACAACTGCTCTAACAGAATAaagatctgatttttaaaaactcgtCCCCTTGGAGGATTCTATAAACTAACTGTTCTGAAAATTATTAAACATAGAGAAAGATTCAAGCACATGATACCTTGCCAACACATTGGACCACTGGGGACTCAAACAACATATGGAAGGCACTTTCTCTTTATAAGACATATTTCAGCTAATAAAGGAAGGAATGACATCCTCTTTTTTAACACCTGATCAATTAATCTATCTATGTAATAATCATCAAAGGCTGCCAAgaacataaaaacagacataccaGATTGACAACACATCttgacaaaaaacaaaaccatcaaCCTGAGTCTGACAAAGCCTCTCTAGATCTAACTACCAACTTACCAAAAACATACTAAATGGTACTTTGGGGGGGATATAATCAGCAAAATCCATGCTGTGTAAAACCACAGGTACAATGACCAATTTCTCTGACAAATtttaagaaggggaaaaaagaagaggtgTAGATTAAAAGAGATCTAAATCAACTAATCTCGATGTGTAAATGTTATTTGGATCTATTTAGTTTGTTCCATTCAAACAAACTAAATTTTTtatcataatattttttatttacttatttattttttgctgtgcttGATCTTCGTTGCTTTGCACAGGTGTTCTCACTTATGACacgcaggggctactctctagttgtcaTGCTTGCACTTCTCACTgagctggcttctcttgctgccagTGGGCTCTAGGCACGCAGGTTTCCCTAccgcagcacacaggctcaacaGCTGCAGCAGGGGGGCTCTAAGGCACACGGGCTTTGCTTTAGTAgtggggcacacaggctcagtaggtgcAGCTCATGGGCCCTAGAGCAGGGGCTAAAATTATTCAATACGCAATTTGAGGATTTGCAAGATCTAGTCCAGCCCTGTGCACCTTACCAGCTCCATCTGGAGGTGCTCTCctctacctttcttttttttttagtttcatttatttaactCTCCCCTACCTTTCTATACTCTGGCTGCTTCTTGAACTTGCCATTACTCATTCTCACCTCACAGCATTTACACATGCTCTTCCCTCTACCTGGAATGCCCCCTTCTTCCTTACACACAACCTTATCCTACAGATCTCACtttaaggctacagtccatgaggtttcaagagttggacatgacttaatgacaaAACCACCACAAATCGTGAAACAGAATTACCTGTACCATAATCGCAAAATTACAGTTAACCTTAATGGTGTtagtcgtgtgtgtgtgcatgtgaagtcacttcagctgtgtttgactctgtgcaccTCTAtgaacctgccagactcctctgtccatggaattctccaggcaagaatacttgagtgggttgactctcctccaggggaatcttcctgacccagggatcggaacTGCATCTCCTGAAACTCCTGAACttctggaggattctttaccgttaagccaccagggaagaccatgttAGTCATACTCCCAAATACAAAATTTGGAAAGcttccatgtatatgtgtataaacaaacaaaaggagaaaataagtgAGAATGATCTCATTACAAATCCAGGTTACAGTCCTTCACTAATACTCCAGAAGTATTTAACAACAAAGGAATAGGGATGTATCTTAATATATCATCCACCTTTCAAAAGTGGCACATATATAATATTCAGATAAAAGTAGTTTTGATTACAAGCTCCAATTATGCTATTTGGATAGAATACTCAGATCCTCTAAAAGAGTAATAAGATAACATatcttaatattttacatttatatgcAATTATTTAAAACTAgctactctggagaaggcaatggcaacccactccagttttcatgcctggagaatcccatggacagatacctggtgggctgcagtgcaaggggttgcaaagagttggacacgactgagcaactaacactactactactacataTACAGTGGACTGCACAGTCTCTTAAGTCTTATAAAATGGAAGAATTTACTAACCTATCAAGTAAAATCAAAGCTTAAACACTTTAAACATTAGATActcataacttttaaaattaatgagaaaACTACAAACTCCTgaaccaaaattttattttaatttgttaggTTTCAGTGCATATGAATTTTTCATAACACATGACATATAAAGATGTTAACACAGTGAACtacaatagaaaatattttcatacaaTTTTTGAATCACTAACATGCTTATTTCTCCCACGAATGAATGCATAGTTAGCTTGAATCAACTTTGTCATGAGTATCAAGTATgtgtaaaatttttatattattatttaataactgCTTAAGGAGGTTGTGAGTTTCTTCTCCATGACCAACACATAGTATTTTTTTCAATGTATGGACTACTACAGTAGCTTTTCCTCTCATCTCTGATGGAACATATTTTATATCTAAATATTCAGATAATTTATATCTAGAATTATACAGCATGTTAATAACAGTTACAATGTCATAAACTCCACCACTGCTTCGTCCTTGTGGTAACAGCTGggatttatacattttttctaatttatgttCTGCTGCTATGGCTAGAGCAAGGCTTCGTTTTAGGTGTTCTTTAGAGGCTCGAATGTCTGCTCTATATTCTGGCTTGTAGCTCTCAGGAAGAGGTACGTGATGCAACTGTGAATTAATATCTGCAATTCTTTTCAAAACGTCTTCATTATACACATCATGTGATTCAAGATAATCCATTTCATTGTCACCTGAGAGCTGAGGAACATCTTCTTCCGTGGCGGTATCCAAGTCAGTGCTCCTGCTTAAATAGGTGACATCTTGACTTGGCTCAGTAACACTTGGCACTTGCGTTGATACCTCAGTGCGAGGTTCAATTGGCTCTGGCTCTGGTTCTGGCTCTGGCTCATCTTTCTCAATAAAAGGTTCTTTTGCAtgtaaaacaacagaaacattaTTTGGTTTAATCGACCAGAATGCTGTGCTTTTAGTACGTTTTTTCTTGTCTATTTCCAATGTGAAGCCCCTAGTAGGGAAAGTTGTAGTTTCTTCACTGACAGGATTGATTAAAACATCATTGTCACCTGGACCTACATCATGTGTATATTTTAGCTCCTTAACTCTTGATACTCTCGGTCCTATGAAATTAGCATTATTTGGAGACTTTGATTTTTTCTGACGACCTGGCTCCTTAGTGGGAACACTTAGTATTAGGTTCTGTAAAACTTGTACGTAATGATTCAAGTTTTGTTCTTCATCAGGCGTCACAGTTActccttaaggaaaaaaaaaaaaagtaacatttattattatatatgacATACTGACAGTATCTACTCACCTAAGTTTACTTCACATGCTATCACTT from Capra hircus breed San Clemente chromosome 10, ASM170441v1, whole genome shotgun sequence encodes the following:
- the SPESP1 gene encoding sperm equatorial segment protein 1, with product MMPMKFLVLLVALLLWPSSLPAYRRVTVTPDEEQNLNHYVQVLQNLILSVPTKEPGRQKKSKSPNNANFIGPRVSRVKELKYTHDVGPGDNDVLINPVSEETTTFPTRGFTLEIDKKKRTKSTAFWSIKPNNVSVVLHAKEPFIEKDEPEPEPEPEPIEPRTEVSTQVPSVTEPSQDVTYLSRSTDLDTATEEDVPQLSGDNEMDYLESHDVYNEDVLKRIADINSQLHHVPLPESYKPEYRADIRASKEHLKRSLALAIAAEHKLEKMYKSQLLPQGRSSGGVYDIVTVINMLYNSRYKLSEYLDIKYVPSEMRGKATVVVHTLKKILCVGHGEETHNLLKQLLNNNIKILHILDTHDKVDSS